A genomic region of Arachis stenosperma cultivar V10309 chromosome 9, arast.V10309.gnm1.PFL2, whole genome shotgun sequence contains the following coding sequences:
- the LOC130950668 gene encoding tryptophan--tRNA ligase, cytoplasmic produces MAPPPAAAEQIETTTTTAIHEEDDGQVVNPWEVSAKDGGKIDYDKLIDRFGCQRLDHALIQRVEHLTSCPAHVFLRRGVFFAHRDFAEILDAYERGDNFYLYTGRGPSSEALHLGHLIPFMFTKYLQDVFKVPLVIQLTDDEKFLWKNLTVEECQRLARENAKDIIACGFDISKTFIFADFNYVGGAFYKNMVEVAKRVTYNQAVGIFGFTGEDHIGKVSFPPVQAVPSFPSSFPHLFSGKENLRCLIPCAIDQDPYFRMTRDVAPKLGYHKPALIESLFFPALQGETGKMSASDPNSAIYVTDSAKDIKNKVNKHAFSGGQDSVEKHRQLGANLEVDIPVKYLSFFLEDDAELEHIKKEYGAGRMLTGEVKQRLIQVLTELVERHRRARAAVTDEMVDAFMAVRPLPHMFG; encoded by the exons ATGGCACCACCACCGGCAGCGGCAGAACAAATAGAGACCACGACGACGACTGCCATACATGAGGAAGATGATGGTCAAGTGGTGAATCCATGGGAGGTTTCAGCCAAAGACGGCGGCAAGATTGACTACGATAAGCTCATTGACCGCTTCGGTTGCCAGAGGCTCGACCACGCGCTCATCCAGCGCGTTGAGCACCTCACTTCTTGTCCCGCGCACGTCTTCCTCCGCCGCGGCGTCTTCTTTGCTCACCG TGATTTTGCTGAGATTTTGGATGCGTATGAAAGAGGCGATAACTTTTACTTGTATACTGGGAGAGGACCGTCCTCCGAAGCTTTGCATTTGGGGCATTTGATTCCCTTCATGTTCACCAA GTATTTGCAAGATGTTTTCAAGGTTCCTCTGGTTATACAACTTACTGATGATGAGAAGTTCTTGTGGAAAAACCTTACTGTTGAGGAGTGCCAGAGACTTGCAAGGGAGAACGCAAAGGACATCATTGCTTGTGGTTTTGACATTTCAAAGACATTCATCTTTGCTGATTTCAATTATGTTGGTGG TGCCTTCTACAAGAACATGGTAGAGGTTGCAAAGCGTGTGACGTATAACCAGGCTGTTGGCATTTTTGGTTTCACTGGGGAAGATCATATTGGAAAAGTTAGCTTTCCACCTGTGCAG GCAGTTCCATCATTCCCCAGTTCATTTCCTCACCTATTTTCTGGCAAGGAGAATCTCCGTTGTTTAATTCCATGCGCAATTGATCAG GATCCTTATTTTAGAATGACGAGAGATGTTGCTCCTAAATTAGGATATCACAAGCCAGCCTTGATTGAATCATTATTCTTCCCTGCGCTACAG GGGGAAACAGGAAAAATGTCTGCCAGTGACCCCAACTCCGCAATATATGTGACTGATTCAGCAAAAGACATAAAGAACAAG GTAAACAAGCATGCATTCTCTGGTGGTCAAGATTCTGTAGAGAAACATAGGCAATTAGGGGCGAATCTTGAG GTAGATATACCAGTCAAATACCTTTCATTTTTCCTAGAAGATGATGCAGAACTTGAACACATAAAGAAG GAGTATGGGGCTGGACGAATGCTTACTGGTGAGGTGAAGCAGCGCCTAATTCAAGTTTTGACTGAACTCGTAGAGAGACATCGTAGGGCTCGTGCTGCCGTGACGGATGAG ATGGTGGATGCATTTATGGCCGTGAGACCACTTCCCCACATGTTTGGCTGA